Proteins from a single region of Halarsenatibacter silvermanii:
- a CDS encoding PAS domain S-box protein, whose translation MNDGLSLKEQYEIVFNNTQDALFLLKITEADEIKFQRLNEAHEQETGLKTEEVRGKTPREVLGEEIGTEVEAKYRRCIEAGERIEYEEKLDFPAGKKVYHTTLTPVYHEGKITQIVGSGRDITERKKAQKNLEKMKDRFEIATSSAGVGVWELNLETDDLYWSEEMYELYGLDKDEVENKYMTWVKNLHPEDKEETRRKLELAAAEKEDFQSDFRVIGLEGDVKYIRGFGRIVSDEDDESEYMIGVNYEITQQKKFEQRLEEQKESFQKVINNMPDCIFIKDKQGRYQLVNEELEELFGLPEEKIIGKTDHELSPTDEEAEDFASDYEIVLSGEEKAITEEKITDSQGNERWFQTKKVPVTFQGEQCVLGIARDITRRRELEQRYQTLFQEAPYGIVVIDSETQKSLDYNQAVCDMLGYTREEFKDVEINDYEVIEEPEETRARVNKMLNGSREVFETKHRTKTGEILNVKVNAKAVEFNDKQYILAMFQNITEAKKNKQKLDRYTKEIERKNVELEQTRDQALQASRAKSEFLATMSHEIRTPMNSIIGMSELLEETEINSEQKNYLTILQNAGESLLALINDVLDLSKIEAEQIVLEETEFSLEALVNDATEMVSFKAYEKGLDLASRIAPEVPGELKGDPTRLRQILLNLLSNAVKFTAEGEVTLEVELEEKKQIRGKEKVQLLFSVRDTGIGIEQEKKENIFASFTQADASSTREYGGTGLGLTISQKLVRFMDGDIWVESTKGAGSTFYFTLELPMAESEVGDRFEIEDEIDLEGTRILAVDDNSTNLLIIEELLEDKNVELVTAENGEEAISLLADEEKNNEDFQLVLLDLLMPKKDGNEVACYIREELQQSTIKIIMLSSNLGMEEITCRDYVDEFISKPIRRKSLLQAIEEQIYKQQKQKGTEGEAEGVVSFETDSREEAQADDISSEKGPLRILLVDDAAENRLLVKAHLKSKNCRIEMAENGLKAVEKFKEGEFDLVLMDLQMPEMDGYQATKAIKDWEKKEEREPTPVVALTAHALTEDIKKTKQLGFDGHFTKPIKKNKLFSLIDEYRED comes from the coding sequence ATGAATGATGGGCTGTCATTAAAAGAACAGTACGAGATTGTATTTAACAATACTCAGGATGCCCTCTTTTTGCTGAAAATTACGGAAGCTGATGAAATTAAATTTCAACGCTTGAATGAAGCTCACGAACAGGAGACGGGACTAAAGACAGAAGAGGTTAGAGGCAAGACTCCCCGGGAAGTTTTAGGAGAGGAGATAGGAACAGAAGTTGAAGCCAAATATAGAAGATGTATCGAGGCCGGAGAAAGAATTGAATATGAAGAAAAGCTGGATTTTCCTGCGGGTAAAAAAGTTTATCACACCACTTTAACCCCGGTTTATCATGAGGGAAAAATAACCCAAATTGTGGGCTCGGGCCGGGATATCACAGAAAGAAAAAAGGCGCAAAAAAATCTGGAAAAAATGAAGGATAGGTTCGAAATAGCTACCTCCAGCGCCGGGGTAGGGGTCTGGGAGCTCAATCTGGAGACTGATGATCTCTACTGGAGTGAAGAGATGTATGAACTTTACGGTCTGGATAAAGATGAGGTTGAGAATAAATATATGACCTGGGTTAAAAATCTGCACCCGGAAGATAAAGAGGAAACCCGGCGGAAATTGGAGCTGGCAGCAGCGGAAAAAGAGGACTTTCAGAGTGATTTTAGAGTAATAGGTCTGGAGGGAGATGTTAAATATATACGAGGTTTTGGACGGATAGTTTCGGATGAAGATGATGAGAGCGAATACATGATCGGGGTTAATTATGAAATTACCCAACAGAAGAAATTCGAACAGCGGCTAGAAGAACAGAAAGAATCTTTTCAAAAGGTAATAAATAACATGCCCGATTGTATTTTCATCAAAGATAAACAGGGACGCTATCAGCTGGTAAATGAAGAGCTGGAAGAATTATTTGGTCTGCCTGAAGAAAAAATAATCGGCAAAACTGACCATGAGTTGAGTCCAACTGATGAAGAAGCTGAAGATTTTGCCAGCGATTATGAAATTGTACTGTCAGGGGAAGAGAAAGCAATAACAGAGGAAAAAATTACCGATAGCCAGGGGAATGAGCGCTGGTTTCAGACCAAAAAAGTTCCTGTAACATTTCAGGGGGAACAATGTGTGCTGGGGATAGCAAGGGATATTACCAGACGGCGCGAACTGGAACAGCGCTATCAAACTCTTTTCCAGGAGGCTCCCTATGGAATTGTAGTAATAGATTCTGAGACTCAAAAGTCTCTGGATTATAATCAGGCTGTCTGTGATATGCTTGGTTATACCCGGGAAGAATTTAAAGATGTGGAGATAAATGATTATGAGGTGATTGAAGAGCCGGAAGAGACCCGGGCCAGAGTGAACAAAATGTTAAATGGTTCCCGGGAGGTTTTTGAGACCAAACACCGCACTAAAACAGGCGAGATTCTGAATGTTAAGGTGAATGCAAAGGCTGTTGAATTTAATGATAAGCAGTATATTCTGGCCATGTTTCAGAATATTACTGAAGCTAAAAAGAACAAACAAAAGCTGGATAGATATACCAAAGAAATCGAAAGAAAAAATGTTGAACTGGAACAGACCCGCGATCAGGCCCTGCAGGCCTCCCGGGCCAAATCTGAATTTTTAGCCACCATGAGCCATGAAATCCGAACTCCCATGAATTCTATTATAGGCATGTCCGAACTTCTGGAGGAAACCGAAATAAATTCCGAGCAGAAAAACTACCTGACAATATTGCAGAATGCCGGGGAGAGCCTGCTGGCCCTGATAAATGATGTTTTGGATCTTTCCAAGATTGAAGCCGAGCAGATAGTGCTGGAGGAAACGGAGTTTTCTCTTGAGGCCCTGGTTAATGATGCGACAGAGATGGTCTCTTTTAAAGCCTATGAAAAAGGATTAGATCTGGCCTCCCGGATTGCTCCCGAGGTGCCAGGAGAACTGAAGGGAGACCCCACCCGACTGCGGCAAATTTTGCTTAATTTGCTAAGCAATGCAGTGAAATTTACTGCAGAGGGAGAGGTAACTCTGGAAGTGGAGCTGGAAGAAAAAAAACAGATTAGAGGCAAAGAAAAAGTTCAGCTGCTTTTTTCTGTTCGCGATACAGGTATAGGCATAGAACAGGAAAAGAAGGAGAATATATTTGCAAGTTTTACTCAGGCTGATGCCTCCAGCACCAGAGAATACGGCGGTACCGGTCTGGGGTTGACCATTTCTCAAAAACTGGTTAGATTTATGGATGGAGATATCTGGGTGGAAAGTACAAAAGGGGCCGGCAGCACATTTTATTTCACCCTGGAACTGCCTATGGCTGAAAGTGAAGTTGGCGATAGATTTGAGATTGAAGATGAGATTGATTTAGAAGGGACTAGAATTCTGGCTGTTGATGATAATTCCACCAATTTGTTAATAATTGAAGAGCTACTGGAAGATAAAAACGTGGAATTAGTAACTGCTGAAAATGGTGAAGAGGCTATTTCGCTGCTGGCAGATGAAGAGAAAAATAATGAAGATTTTCAGCTGGTTTTGCTGGATCTATTAATGCCGAAGAAAGATGGGAACGAAGTGGCCTGTTATATCAGAGAAGAATTACAGCAGTCTACAATAAAAATAATTATGCTTTCCTCCAATCTGGGCATGGAAGAAATCACCTGCAGGGACTATGTAGATGAATTTATTTCCAAACCCATTCGCAGAAAAAGTTTGCTTCAGGCTATTGAGGAACAAATTTATAAACAGCAGAAGCAAAAAGGGACAGAGGGTGAGGCTGAAGGGGTAGTGAGCTTTGAAACTGACAGCCGGGAAGAAGCTCAGGCAGACGATATAAGCAGCGAAAAAGGTCCGCTGCGGATTTTGCTGGTGGATGATGCCGCAGAAAATCGACTGCTGGTCAAAGCTCATCTTAAATCCAAAAACTGCCGGATTGAAATGGCCGAAAATGGTCTTAAGGCCGTGGAAAAATTTAAAGAAGGAGAATTCGATCTGGTGCTTATGGATCTGCAGATGCCGGAGATGGATGGTTACCAGGCTACAAAAGCTATAAAAGATTGGGAGAAAAAAGAAGAGCGGGAACCCACTCCCGTGGTTGCTTTAACCGCTCATGCTTTGACAGAAGATATTAAAAAAACAAAGCAGTTAGGATTTGACGGGCATTTTACCAAGCCGATCAAAAAAAATAAGCTTTTTAGTTTGATTGATGAATACAGGGAGGATTGA
- a CDS encoding Hpt domain-containing protein — MGENEEVEKNIVHVDEDLKELIPMFLENRRQNIEDLQKLLAEKNYEEIEKLGHKIKGSGGGYGFDRVTELGRDIEEAAAAEDHSSLQKSIEELAEYMEGVEIVYE, encoded by the coding sequence ATGGGAGAAAATGAGGAAGTTGAAAAGAATATTGTTCATGTGGATGAAGACTTAAAAGAATTGATACCTATGTTTTTGGAAAACCGCAGGCAGAATATTGAGGATTTGCAGAAGCTGCTGGCCGAGAAAAACTACGAGGAGATAGAAAAATTGGGTCATAAAATTAAAGGCAGCGGGGGCGGCTATGGATTTGACAGAGTGACGGAGCTGGGAAGAGACATAGAGGAGGCAGCGGCCGCAGAGGATCATTCCTCCCTGCAGAAATCAATTGAAGAGCTGGCGGAATATATGGAGGGGGTAGAGATTGTCTATGAATGA
- a CDS encoding diguanylate cyclase domain-containing protein: MLVNILIVDDAREIRKLLEKYLQLAGYENIDFASGCEELFTAIKDYDLEEGELDLILLDIVLPDGNGVEICRQLKMEPHFKDIPIIMVTGRDDGDTLKEAFSAGAMDYIKKPISRVELLARVSSALRVRKEIKKRNAREKELEETTRKLQKANKELERLASLDGLTGLANRRLFDEMLEKEWERARRKQNQLGLLMMDIDHFKYYNDAYGHQKGDDCLRKLAGKMSELLYRPGDTAARYGGEEFAAILPDTDEEGIKEVAERIRKGIKDMKLEHRDSPVSPYVTVSIGAAYAEICENAEPDRLVKTADKALYRAKEKGRDRVEVVDFMSCDL, translated from the coding sequence CTGGCTGGTTATGAAAATATTGATTTCGCCAGCGGCTGTGAAGAATTATTTACCGCCATAAAAGATTATGATTTGGAGGAAGGAGAGCTGGACTTAATTCTTCTTGATATAGTTTTACCCGACGGCAATGGGGTGGAAATATGCAGGCAGCTGAAGATGGAGCCCCATTTTAAAGATATCCCTATAATCATGGTGACCGGCAGGGATGATGGAGATACACTTAAAGAGGCTTTTTCCGCCGGCGCCATGGATTATATAAAAAAGCCCATCTCCCGGGTGGAGCTTTTGGCCAGAGTGAGCTCGGCTTTGCGGGTGAGAAAAGAAATCAAGAAGAGAAATGCCCGCGAAAAAGAGCTGGAAGAGACTACCCGCAAACTGCAAAAGGCCAATAAAGAGCTGGAAAGATTGGCTTCTCTTGATGGATTGACCGGGCTGGCCAACCGGCGCTTGTTTGATGAGATGTTAGAAAAAGAATGGGAAAGAGCCCGGCGGAAGCAAAATCAGCTGGGATTGCTTATGATGGATATAGATCATTTTAAGTATTATAATGATGCTTATGGTCATCAAAAAGGAGATGATTGTTTGAGGAAGCTGGCAGGAAAAATGTCCGAGCTTCTCTACAGGCCGGGCGACACTGCTGCCCGCTATGGGGGCGAGGAATTTGCTGCTATTTTGCCGGATACAGATGAAGAGGGGATAAAAGAGGTGGCGGAAAGAATTAGAAAAGGGATAAAAGATATGAAATTAGAACACAGAGATTCTCCCGTCTCTCCCTATGTTACCGTGAGTATAGGTGCTGCTTATGCCGAGATTTGTGAGAATGCTGAGCCGGATAGGCTGGTGAAAACAGCCGACAAAGCTTTATACCGGGCCAAAGAGAAAGGGCGGGATAGGGTGGAAGTTGTCGATTTTATGAGCTGTGATCTTTAA